GACGTTGGGCGGTGAGTCGGTGGAGCAGAGAGGGTTCTCTTTCGATTCGAACCTTTCGCCCATGAGCAGCCTCGAGCTGGGAGGTGCTGGCACTGATGCGGACGTTTGTGGTAAGCTGACGGAACGCATGGAAAAGGAGCTCATGAACCGGGATCGAGTCATCCAGATATTGCAAAGTAGGCTGGAGCAACTGGTCGTCGATGTGCGAAGGGTTAAGCAGCAGGGCAGTAGTGCACCGGGTTGCAATCCGGTCCAATCTAGTCCCCGGTTTTGTGAGGCCGATATGGTGCGCCGGCTGGAATTCTACCGAAACAACACGGAAACGTTGGGTAAGAACCTACAGCAGATGGATCAAGCGCTGAAAATCATCCAAAAGGAACTGGGAACGGTAGAAGATGACCAGGAGGAACCTAGAACGACGGCTAGAAGCACATCGTTCGCCAACACGACCGGTACTAGCCGGCCTGTGCAAGAGTCAGCTAACCTAAGCTCAACGGACTGGAAGACACTAGACGAAGAGCGGTGCTCTAATGCGGCTGTACCGCAGTTTACCCAGCAGGCAACCACCGCGCCGACATTCTGCACGAAGGAGCTAGAAGTGCAGAAGCAGTACAATCTGCTGTTGCAGGAGTACACCCGGAAAGCTGCCGAATGCCAAAGGCTTTCGGATCGATTGGCGATCGCAGCTACGGTCAAAGAAGCCTCCCCGGATCAATCGGCCGAATGTGCCGAGCGGGATCTGCTAAAGAAGCGCTGCTCGGAGTTGCTCGATGAACAGGATGAGTTCCGTGTGCTGATTCGTGAACAGAGCGTCCAGCTGGAGGACTATCGGGCAAAGTTCCGGACCGCCCAGCAAAAGGTGGAAGAGCAAAAGCTACAGATGGATAAACAGCAGACCACCAATCGGCGAATCGAGCAGCAGATCAACTTTGAGATTGAGCAAATTAAGAAAAAGTTCCAGAATCAACTGCGTGAGCTCACACCCTACCCGCGGTTACTGGAGGATGCTGAAGCGAAGGCAGAAAAGCTGAAACAATCGAACCAGAAGCTGTACAGTGAGCTGGAGCGAACGTTGCAACAGGTGAAGCTACTAGAAGAGCGACTCCATGCAGCCGAGAGCAGCAAGGGAGCGGAAGTGCAGAAGGCGGTCGAACTGCTGCAGCTAGAGCTGGAGCATCTGCAGCAACGGCAGGAAGCGATGCAAAAGGAGAAACAGACGGCTGAGGATGAAGCTGCCCGGAaacagctggagctggatgaGCTGCGCACCGAGAGCGCCAAGATTATTGCCCGCACGAACCAACGAATGGAGCAGGAGCGTCAGACGGCACAGGAACGGTACGATCAGTTGGAAGCTGACCTAGCGCAATGCCGAGCCGAAGCTTCGTTTAACATCTCGAACCGTGAGGAGGCCCTACGGGAGATGCATCACCAAATCAAGGTGCTCTCGAGCAGCTTCGACGATGCCCAGCTGCAAATTCAGTCGCTCCGGAACCAGTTGGCATACCTGCAGAACGAAAAGCTGGTTTGCCTTGAGTAAggatcagagagagagagaggtagctCCTTATTCCGGGAAAATCAAAATCTTATATCAATGAATATCGGttttaataaatgtttttcCACGCGCGGTTAGCTGGTTGTTTTccaataattaatttattacacTTGTTTGATAGGCTTGTTATCGTCAACGTCTCGAGCCGCCAGCGTAGAACTGTAACCTTCAAAGCACAGCACGTGGaaggatgaggaagaagacgaTCGTACTAGCAAAGTATGGAATGTGAAGTTTGATAAACGGAACAATATGCGGTTTGTTaaataaaacaacgaaacaaatggGGTGCGTTAGCGTTCGACATGGCTTAGGTACATCTATACACCAGCTTTCTCTGCCTGGAACCACCCGTCCCGTACGTCCTTATTGGACTATGAAGTCCATCTACTCTACTGTCTCTCTGTGGTCAACGTCTGTCAACGCTTTGGCATCGGAAAATCTCAGATTTTTCCAACCTTTAAcggttggtgctggttctAACGGGGTGGTACGTTCACTACTGTCCCTTTCTTTTGTCTCTTCCACTTCTGTCGGTTGTTGTATATCACcctgtgtatatgtgtgtgtatgtgtgcctgtgcttAATCGTTTCCCTAcaccctctcccttttttatcGCAGCTCCTGCACCCCACCCTGAGCTAGATCGAAAGAATGTTCCCCAAAAGTAGTTAAGACGAGCAGGACGAGTCCTTAAAACATCTTGCGTTGCGGTATTGTTtctccaaaaaagggaagccatTCCTGGCcattgtgttttgtgatttgttttttttttacaatttctaTCCACTTCATAATTTTACACGTACTTCCACCCTCCTTAGCTCCtaatcccccttccccctcatTAAcaccacacatacagagaCCATCCGTGGGGACCTGGTGCGTCGGTCACCAATATTACAGGTATTTCGTATTCCGTAGTTCGCGTGTTCGACGCGACGCAACCTATACTAACTCTACGGTAACTGGCCAGGGCGGACCGCCTCCGCTTGtgcttactgctgctggagcaacaAGTTCTCCAGCTCGTCGGCACTGCGCATCAGGAAGGCGGCCGATTCCCGGTACCCCGTGACCAGCTGCTTGACGGCCGTGATCTCTGCACTGTTCAATTTGTGCGCCAGGATGGGTCGCTTCATCGAGAGatccgttggtgctgctgtaaaGATATGAAGAGCGACAGTGTAGTCTGCTGTCTGGCGAATAGGTCAAGCACACTGCACGCGGTGCTCACCTGTAGCGGAAGCGGACATggtcgtgttggtggtggcaccaCTGCtcgtgctactgctgttgaccgaattcataAAGTTCTGATAGTGCTGCGAGCGGTTCGAGAAGCCCGTGTTGTAGTCGTGGAAGTTAGAGATGGTCGGTACGGTGGTGGGGATGGTCGGTGTAGAGCTTGCACTGGCACTCGGTATGTTACTTGGAtggagaataaaaaaaacagatcatTAGACATGGAGCTAGAAGGTAGGGCATTAGTTTCGTCACTAGTTGGCTATGCGAATCCTTACAGCTTCATCTGGTTCAtgtccggtgtcggtgtgctgGGTACGGGCGATATCTTCGGTACGCTGGTCATGGGTTCACTTTTGATCGTAGACACCGAGGTGGACTCCTGCTCACGGTTAATGCTTTGGTACATACTCGGTACCGCCGATGGAGATTCCGATGTCTACAGGAGAgggaaatcgaaagaaaatagCGGGGATATCGGTTAAACCCGATCATGTACCGATCGGACTGCCGTGGGCCGGTCGCAGATGCGCTTGCAACCGGCCCACCCCTTGATCCGCGGCagggttccgttccgtttgccgtCGTCCGTCCTGAAATcagggacggacggatggatacGACGGAACACATTCGGAAGCGAACATTTTACCATAAAACTTACCGCCGCCGGCTGACTGACCGTTTGGCTGATCGGCTCGAGGCCTATCCGCATGCGCTTGGCGTTAAGACTTTCGTTTTCGCACGCCACGGCCAGTATCTGTTCCGCCTGTACCGACGTCAAATGAGCCGGCGTTGGGCGGGACTGGAAGCATAGAAACATACCAAACCGATCATACCCTCTGGCTGCACTCGTGTCGTCACTAacctctccacctccaccggcacctgccgtcgccgcctccTGACTCACCGTGTTCTCCCAGCCCTCGCGAGTTTTCTTGTTTCGCCGGCAGGACTTGAGATACGTTCGGATGCGCTTACGGGCCCGTTCGGCAAACTCCGGGAACTGGCGCGTACACGAGTCGATGATGGCCTGTATCTTCTCCTTCGGTTGCTTCGAGATCGGTATGATGCGATCGAGATTCTCGTCCACAAACAGGCGCACGAACATGTTGAACGCCTTCAGGCGCTCCGGATCGTTTACCGACGCCTCGAGCCGATCCTCGGAATCATCCTCCGACAGGTCATCCTCGTCCTTCTGCTCCGACGAGTTGGTTTCATCATGCTGCTCGATCGGTGACGATTGACGCTCCGCGATCGGTACCGGTTGCTGGGTGAAGGTCGATTTGCCCGTCATGGCCAGTGCGTTCTGGTACTGCTGCCACAGGTTGGTCATCGTCGCCAGGTCCGGCCCTTCGGCACCGTTCTGAGCTGTGGAGTGTAGAGAGCGGCGTTTAGTCGTGCGCATCCTGGGGGAGGGTTCCGGTTGGATCGTGGTGCCACTAACATTTACCTGCCGCCGAGTTCTGGTAGTTCCAGGCCAGAAGCATCAGCTTGAATTTGTCCGCATCCTTGATCAGTCCTAACGGAATACCAAACGGTTCAGAATGATAAGGGTTCTTTCAAGTATCTAAAAGTGACTTCTAACTTACCAGCATACGCATCTTCGCCGGACGTGTTGGCCGGGGTGCCATTGTTCTCGGCGGCCTCACTGTTGAAAGGCATCGCGATCGAGTCCTAGAATCGAAATAGAAAAGGATTCATTGGCCATTAGATTCGACAATGGAGTTGGTGTGACGGATAAATCATTTCAAGTCAACGGCCACGGGAGATCACGTCAGTCAATTATCTTCGAATGTGCTTTTTTCAATATCTTGAAGAGTTTCAACAGAAATTAGTTTAATTGTATCTTAAGGCGAATTTTCCAGAATCCCGAATATTGGGAATCATGAGTTTTTCGTGATAAGTTGCTAGTAACATAGTGATTATCCGCTAACTGCGTtgtatttattaaaaaatgcaaacctTATTTCGTATTAGTAATAATTCAATGCCGAAAACTATTTAGTCAAGATCAAGATATTAAATAattctcgtcgtcctcgtcgttatCGAGTTTGCAGATCGATGTCCTGAACTGCTTTTCAGTTTTTAAAACACCTTGTTATCCAAAGAATCGCTGTTCTTCTGTTCACTTAAACATAGTTTAGTTTAACATGGTTGTTGACtatttttaataatataatatCGCTAGATACATTTTAAAGCTATCTAAGGGGTTTAGACAACTGTTTATTGGTGTTAAGGCACGAAAAGATAACTTTCCACAAATGAGGATTAGTGTGGTACAAAAGCGGCCATCTTTTGAGCATTGTATCGATTAATTATTATTCACCGAAAGGTAAACaacattttaataatttcTTATTGATATCCTTTGGATTTATGTCtaatattttatattttgtttttagagAGAAGGTTGCCCGAAACTCCTGATGAATTGCTAAATAATACTAAAAAATGTAGCTATTGTAGCTGTTTATGCATCCAACAACATACTCTCAAACATCTAACTGCTCTACGATGATGCTCGTTATGCTGCGTTTTAGGCTTCAAAAGTGTTTGAAGTGATTGAAGTACCAGAAGACATTAGCTATGAAACAATTCCATTAATTTAATGCGTAAACCCGTAAAATGGATCGGCGCTGTCCACGCATTACGTCTATATCTTCAGAAATATTCACTCATGAgatgaatggaaggaaaaaaccTCATCCTCGGTGTGCGCACTTAGAACCACTAGTTGCATTAACAATGACACCACATAAATTCGACTCTCGAACGTCATCGGAACGGCGGATCCCAAAcactgctgtgctgtgtgtttgtctgttcCCGCCCGAGTTCGAATGAGTCTGTTGTGCTCGTGTTTCTGGTTTAACTGACCAGACACACGACATCACTACATGCCACTCCGTGAGATAATGCTCAAAGATGTGTGCTATTGTTTCTCGCAGCTTTAGCTTCTCTCTTCGTCTAATTGATTTAGTTCTATTACCGCGCGAGGCGTCTTCTCTTTACAGTGAAGGCGATGTGAGCCTCTCTGTTTCTGGTGCTGAGGAGGACTCATATGCGTTAGTTCGTGAAGGAAGGGCACCATTAACACACCCCTCGGTCTGTCACCAactcccatccatccagctcatcatcatcatcatcattgtggttgtcgtcgtcgtcgtcgtcgtcatcgtcatgatgTCAGTCGCTGCGTGTCGCTCTTCTGGTGGACTCATTTGAAATTCTCGAAGCAATATGGCGTGCAGTAGCACCCGAGGGCGGTGTGCTAGGGGTGAGAGCCACCCTACGCCACTCGTCAGCAGAACCCCCAGGACATGATATCGCGTGGTAGCGGCGTCAAAAGTGTGTTCACGTGTTGGTGGGGatatacagtgaccggcataagtaaaagcccatcTTCAGTTTTTTAAGATTTTCGGCGGTAATTTCATCATTTCCCATCGGTATGTTGAAGAGTATAGCAACGATCTAAGCAACACTGCAGTAAATACgtgatgaataaaaaaaaatcatttttctagTTCCCCATAAGTAGTCTGGACGTGTGTTTCCTGCGTGGCTGTCAACACGGTAAAGAAgggcaagtgttgtgtttttcttgagggtttaacattcctctcaGTACATTTTCACATGCTTTGAGCTTGATCGGTTTAATGacaattttttgataaatttttaagtgagagatggtcgatcaccaCAGGTGGGAGAGAAAGTAAAAGCTCACCTACAATGAAACATTCTTAACAATAAATATGGTCCACCCTTAGCCCGGATTTCAAATGAAAGGCGTTTTGACATGccgtctacacgatttcaggAGTGTTGTGGATCAATCTTGTTGAATGGCCTcaaaaaatatttgtttttagttAGTAACATCATTGTTAAGGAAgttattatcaaaaattgCCCACAAGCTCTCAATCCGAATAAAATCTGGGCTTTGATAAGGCCATTCGAGAGGGGTTATGTCATGTTTAGCATCATTGCCCTGTTGTACAGCAAAACTGCTTCATAATGTGTCTAGTTGTACTAAGTGAAAATGTCGAATTTATATTCGAAATAAATGGATTaatgggcttttacttatgccggtcactgtacgaaaaagaaaagggagaaaaaaagaggaaaaaacacTCCCGtactccctgcctgcctgcctctgcCTTTACCAAAGTCCCGGATATGcgtagatggatggatggatgacgCATGGATCGCAACAAGGACACACCAAaccggggggaagggtggagtGGGAAGGGGGTTGATTCCGCCTCCGGAACAGTGGCTACTGTGGCCCCGGCCGAGGGCGCTACATTCAGGGACCGCTTGGCTTCAGGGACTTGTTGGTTGGActcactctcttcttcttcttcttcttctgcgcctttgtCTCAATTCCTTTAAGAACGGTCCGGGAGTGCGACAACGCAGGCAAGGGTGAGGGGAAGgcggagaaggggagggggaagccACTGAAACTTTAGTCCTTTAAGAAGAATCCCTATATACCCTtcacctcccttcctccttccaccttcctctTGGTCTTGGCGCGGTTCACTGGATACCAAGATGAACGGAGCCAtcgccttcttcgtcgtcatcatcatcgccagagCCAGAGTCAGAGTCGACGTctgcgtcgttgtcgtcgtcgttttcgaagaaacggaaacccttcacacccaccacccaccgagGGTGGTTGccgagaggggaggggaggggaagagtaTTTCAATCCATTCCCTGCCCTCACCATCTCCCATCCCCTTGTCAgcatcccctccctcccttcgcaTCGCTTTCGCTCATTTAACGAGGGTGCGTcctgcgccacacacacacacacacacacacacattcagaGGCACATTGCCACagaccacgagcagcagcgcaccgaACGAGAAGGCGGGTGGCCAGGGTGGGTGGTAGGTGGTAGGTGGtagggaggagaaggatctCGAGCCAcacaaccatcgccatcatcgcgacGCCGGcggggagagaggagagagagagagaggagaaagggggaaggaagcTGGAAAAACTTCGCCACCCACTTCGAGAATTTGTTCCGCTTTTCCTCCCACCGCTCATCCCCCTCTCGGTTTCATCCCCTTTTTCACCCCTACACCACCCCAGCCTGCTTTGCTCTcgcgtctgtctgtgtgtgtgtgtgtgtgtgtgtttcatcgGAGCGACTTaagattaattaatttttatattttccgaCCCAATCCACGGGGTGCGAGCGACGAGAAGGGTGgtctggtgggtgggtgggtgggataAGGGAGGTAGATAAGGGAGGAaaacgttcgctcgctcgcttcgcgAGTGAAGAGACCGCGAATGGCAAAAAGGAAACCCTCGGTGTGCTTGGATTGGGGAACTTGAGGCCATCGCAGGCGGCGCAGGATGGCACAGAAGGAAGGGGTGCAAATGAGGagcaaaaagaagatgaagcagaagcagaggggaaaaaaaaggaaccaaaccTCGCAGGAGgccacgaacggacggacggacggccaaGAAGATGAATGCTCACCACCCAACGAccagtgcgcacacacacacagacacaccgacacacagaaACGCACCCATCCCCGGGCCATCGGGCTCCGAATTTTTCCTCTGgcttttcccaattttctaccaccacttccactaccaccattctGCGCTGTCAACCGCACACCAAACCTACGGCTGCTTCGATATGGAAGCGAcgctcaacgacgacgacgacgacgacgacgacaacaacaacaacgtcccGGCCTGCCTCGATTGGTGGCGGGTCTGGTCTTGGATGCCCTGCTGTAACAGGACCTGacctgccggtggtggtggtagtgctggtgatggtggcagaaGGGGGAGGTCCGGCATCCATTTTtccagcggttttttttttcacttcccCTCTTGCCCGTGCTatgtttttccaattttttccATCCCCACCTCCCGGCATCCCGGCactccccatcatcatcgcctgcCAGCTGCCACCATccctgtgctctctctctctctttcacgctctcacttgtttttgtttatccTGCAAGCAGAAAGCGAATCGCTGGTGGGGGGAACGCCTGCTGAGCTCATTTCGCGCTGGGAGAAGTAGGAcatttatttatcaaaaatgtttttgcaccattttgagggtttttttctttctctctctctctgtaaaATTTTTAAAACGAAGTTTAATCGGTTTATGATTAATGTGCGTCGggggggtgctgctggtgacgtgCATTCGAGATGTTGATTGAAGGACTAGTGCCGAGAGTGTTTAAcgacgattgctgctgctactgtcctCGGCGATCTACTTCAAGGCGCCGAGGCATTTGACTGTTTAAAGAGCGTTGCTCCCAGTGTCTCGTATTACAGCGGTAAGAGGAGCACGAGAAGCGTCCTATTCGATCCAATGCTCCTAGTCTACAAACTAAAGAAGCCTGAGCGGTGTGCAGCGAGGACCGCGCTCGATGAAGCGAAATATATTCTCAACATCCTTGGCATCCCGGCcatcctctctcccttccttcacCTCAATCGTGaatcccatcccatcatccTTCGAAAGATCAAGCACCCAGGTGGGAGGGGGTACTGAGGGTGGCAGCCCCGGGTACTTGGAATCGGGGCAACGAAACCCTGGACCAAACAGAAGGACAGCAcaggactggactggaccggaccggacagaAGCCCTACATCGCAAGACAGCAGCACGGAGGGTGTGGTGCAAGGGGTGGCATTTTTGGGGAGGTGAACAGCAACCTTCCCCCCAATCCAAGGGTGCGCTCGGTTTCTTGGTCTCGATGCTGCCAAGATGAAGGAAAATACCGAGGaaacaagaagcagaaaaagaagaagaaagaaggcgaacgaacccaccccccccaacccaacccaaccccgctctcattccattccatttcggaTTCGAAGGATCCAATCCTCTTCTCGCCCCCAACTCCCTGCAACGCCACCCACCGGGCAAGTCAACCCCGAAAAGGGAATGGCCacggcaaaaaaagggggaaaatgggATCCCAGATCCTTCCATtcgggggagggtgggaaTGGGGGGTGGGTTGCCATTTTCTCCCAagaagtagcaacagcagcaacagcagcagcagcagcagcagcagaaggagcgaCACAAACCCCGGGAGTCGGTTTTCGGTCTTCCAGATCTTTGCTCGCTCTGCTTCTcgcttcctcccttcctttcttctacCTTTCTCATCAGCGTCATCGCCACAGGAAACGcacccccacccaccacccaccactacCGTTGgctacggcagcagcaacggcagcagcagcagcagcaatggaggAGACCTCGAGAACTGTCAGGAATTAAAAAAGATGGATGACATGGGGGATGAACGCGGTTCGCTtcttggaatgctgctgctgctgctgctcgccattCGCTCTTGGATCCGGGACCGGcatccctccttccttcctctctccctccctctcgcaCCTGGGTCAGCGTCGGTCAACCGACGCCCGAAATCCGCGCTCCTTAGccttttcctcccctccctccccccgacTCGGTTGGTTCTTCCATTATGGATCCTTGGCAGCTCAGATCCAAGCAACCGACGGAGAGCgtgagcgagagtgagagcgagagggagcgagagcgagagtgagaggggAGCAAGcattggttgcttggatgccCCCGACCCGGCCGGGTACCCGGTGTGCTCTGGTGTGCCCGTcctttcgtccgttcgttcgttcgttcgtttggtgtCTTTCTTTCgagtttcctcctcctcaccccactgggggtgggtgggttggctGGCGATGAAAAAGTTCCATTCCAGCGGATACCAGCGGTCCCGaaccggtggtgggtggggtgaTGTGGGTCGAGTGGGaggggagcaaaaaaaaaaaagaaaaaagaaggaaaaactagGGAGGGAAAATGCCGAATCcacggcgtcggcgtcgtcccGGCGCTCCCCGGAGCGTCCACCTTCCACTCCTCATCCCCTCTATTCCTTCTTCGGAAGCGGCGCTGACCGACACGCACCCCTCTcgtcccgctctctctctctctctcactttgtctctccctctctggaGTAGGATGAGTCGCCTGACGCCTGACGCACCgacccagggggggggggagggggaagggaggtttGATTGGAAAGGACCGAGAGGGTGGAGGGAAGGATGATGGAACACGTGGCATCGAAAAGggacaggaggagaaggaggatggtatggggggggagggtggggttGATTTTTATGAAGAAAATGAGTTTCTGATGAagacggcgatggtggtggtggtggtgaaggtggtgtttgaggagaaggaggaggatgttgGACTCTGGAACGGAAGTGAGCAAGAAATTTGGCAGCTTTCCCTCCCAACGGTTGGGGGGTGgtatggggggtggggggtggtttgGGATAAACTTTGGGTTTGGGGCGTATTGGTGGGCGTCCCTTCTAGCAGGCTAGCCATCCAATGAGGTAGAGAGACAGGGGGAGAGAGATATGAAGAGAGGGAAGGTGTGTGAAAGAGGAGAGCGGGGGCGTGATGGACGTATTCGATTGCGGTTCAATTAAGAGAATGGACGACAGCGCTTAGCGACGGAACAAGAGGTAAAGAgacagaaggagagagacagagggagagagagacagggagcgAGATATGGAGGATGGGAAGTCAAAAGTTATGAGCTGTAGggcgtagagagagaggggcccAAGGATCAAGGAGGCATTGGCACGGTTGCTACCATGCTACcaatggcctgctgctgctgccgctgcttctgtCACTCCTCTATCCAGCGAGGGGTGCATtacatcaaatattcaaaactCTCCTCctgtcctgccctgccctgccctgccctgctccATAGCCAACTCGATGGTGCTATGCTGCGTGAGCATACCAACCGcgagggaaaaaataaaaacgggcAAATGGCCGCAACCAGCATGTGAATGCgtgacatgatgatgatgatgatggaaaaacgGATATCTGGAACGCAGTCGGTAGTCTTTTGGCGGCTTGTAGCGAGATGCTTACCTtagtattgttgttgttgtgcaacaTAGCCGctgcttttcgtttcgctgcACGATTCACGAACCCACAAAGCGGCGGAAATggtgaaggaagcaaaacagatGAACAGACAACGGAAGTAAAGAAAAGGATGGCGAGTGTCAATCGTATTCAAAGTTGTCcacacgacgaccacaaacacaaatcatAAGGATTCCGCAAAGTAAAAGTAGATGAGAAGATAACGAGAGAAATAACGGGGAGAGTAAATAGAAAGGACGAGGAATCAAAACAAAGTACAAAACAACGTGACGTTGACGTTGATCCAGTTGCAGCGGGCAGTCAGTgaaaagaaagacagagaagagagagaacagagaagAGATGAAGAACGATGCACGCGCGTTTAGTTATCCACTCGTTAGCCACATCTCTTGAGCCACAAGTCTCACTCATCGCCTCTCGTTCGAAATGCTAATGCGAAATGTGTTCACgcttggtttcgttttggtaTTTTGCTCTTATTTctacgttttctttttttttttaatttctcttATTTCTTTTCTTAAAACGATAACTTTCcgtgacacatacacattttATTAAAAGGCAACAAGAGGGAAAGGAgtaagaggaaaaaaacaaaattccacCCACGGTTTTTCTTCCCACCACTCGCAACCGGAAACTCACTCATTTGGTCAACACacttggggggggggaggttactttttaagttttaactttttctaaacacgctttcgctttcgactTGTCTGCCTCGCCACTCAACAAACAAGCATCACTCGCACTGATACAGACACGataacacagacacacacacaaaacgcagACACGATAAGCACGACAAACGGCGAACGCGTGGCCAGTGGGACCACGTTTTAGtgacgggttttttttcttttttggtgaagATGAAGCCTCTTCACAGCTGACAGTCACTGACAGTCCACGTCGAATCGTACGACAGGACACGCTGTTCCACTCTAGCGAAGGAGGAAGAtactgttgatgatgatgctgacgagGAGAGG
The sequence above is a segment of the Anopheles darlingi chromosome 2, idAnoDarlMG_H_01, whole genome shotgun sequence genome. Coding sequences within it:
- the LOC125949840 gene encoding nucleolar protein 4-like isoform X6, encoding MTKRKAAAMLHNNNNTKDSIAMPFNSEAAENNGTPANTSGEDAYAGLIKDADKFKLMLLAWNYQNSAAAQNGAEGPDLATMTNLWQQYQNALAMTGKSTFTQQPVPIAERQSSPIEQHDETNSSEQKDEDDLSEDDSEDRLEASVNDPERLKAFNMFVRLFVDENLDRIIPISKQPKEKIQAIIDSCTRQFPEFAERARKRIRTYLKSCRRNKKTREGWENTSRPTPAHLTSVQAEQILAVACENESLNAKRMRIGLEPISQTVSQPAAVSFMTSESPSAVPSMYQSINREQESTSVSTIKSEPMTSVPKISPVPSTPTPDMNQMKLNIPSASASSTPTIPTTVPTISNFHDYNTGFSNRSQHYQNFMNSVNSSSTSSGATTNTTMSASATAAPTDLSMKRPILAHKLNSAEITAVKQLVTGYRESAAFLMRSADELENLLLQQQ
- the LOC125949840 gene encoding nucleolar protein 4-like isoform X5, translating into MTKRKAAAMLHNNNNTKDSIAMPFNSEAAENNGTPANTSGEDAYAGLIKDADKFKLMLLAWNYQNSAAGKSQNGAEGPDLATMTNLWQQYQNALAMTGKSTFTQQPVPIAERQSSPIEQHDETNSSEQKDEDDLSEDDSEDRLEASVNDPERLKAFNMFVRLFVDENLDRIIPISKQPKEKIQAIIDSCTRQFPEFAERARKRIRTYLKSCRRNKKTREGWENTSRPTPAHLTSVQAEQILAVACENESLNAKRMRIGLEPISQTVSQPAAVSFMTSESPSAVPSMYQSINREQESTSVSTIKSEPMTSVPKISPVPSTPTPDMNQMKLNIPSASASSTPTIPTTVPTISNFHDYNTGFSNRSQHYQNFMNSVNSSSTSSGATTNTTMSASATAAPTDLSMKRPILAHKLNSAEITAVKQLVTGYRESAAFLMRSADELENLLLQQQ
- the LOC125949840 gene encoding nucleolar protein 4-like isoform X2, coding for MTKRKAAAMLHNNNNTKDSIAMPFNSEAAENNGTPANTSGEDAYAGLIKDADKFKLMLLAWNYQNSAAAQNGAEGPDLATMTNLWQQYQNALAMTGKSTFTQQPVPIAERQSSPIEQHDETNSSEQKDEDDLSEDDSEDRLEASVNDPERLKAFNMFVRLFVDENLDRIIPISKQPKEKIQAIIDSCTRQFPEFAERARKRIRTYLKSCRRNKKTREGWENTVSQEAATAGAGGGGEVSDDTSAARGYDRFGMFLCFQSRPTPAHLTSVQAEQILAVACENESLNAKRMRIGLEPISQTVSQPAAVSFMTSESPSAVPSMYQSINREQESTSVSTIKSEPMTSVPKISPVPSTPTPDMNQMKLNIPSASASSTPTIPTTVPTISNFHDYNTGFSNRSQHYQNFMNSVNSSSTSSGATTNTTMSASATAAPTDLSMKRPILAHKLNSAEITAVKQLVTGYRESAAFLMRSADELENLLLQQQ
- the LOC125949840 gene encoding nucleolar protein 4-like isoform X3, producing the protein MTKRKAAAMLHNNNNTKDSIAMPFNSEAAENNGTPANTSGEDAYAGLIKDADKFKLMLLAWNYQNSAAGKSQNGAEGPDLATMTNLWQQYQNALAMTGKSTFTQQPVPIAERQSSPIEQHDETNSSEQKDEDDLSEDDSEDRLEASVNDPERLKAFNMFVRLFVDENLDRIIPISKQPKEKIQAIIDSCTRQFPEFAERARKRIRTYLKSCRRNKKTREGWENTVSQEAATAGAGGGGEVSDDTSAARGYDRFGMFLCFQSRPTPAHLTSVQAEQILAVACENESLNAKRMRIGLEPISQTVSQPAATSESPSAVPSMYQSINREQESTSVSTIKSEPMTSVPKISPVPSTPTPDMNQMKLNIPSASASSTPTIPTTVPTISNFHDYNTGFSNRSQHYQNFMNSVNSSSTSSGATTNTTMSASATAAPTDLSMKRPILAHKLNSAEITAVKQLVTGYRESAAFLMRSADELENLLLQQQ
- the LOC125949840 gene encoding nucleolar protein 4-like isoform X1 produces the protein MTKRKAAAMLHNNNNTKDSIAMPFNSEAAENNGTPANTSGEDAYAGLIKDADKFKLMLLAWNYQNSAAGKSQNGAEGPDLATMTNLWQQYQNALAMTGKSTFTQQPVPIAERQSSPIEQHDETNSSEQKDEDDLSEDDSEDRLEASVNDPERLKAFNMFVRLFVDENLDRIIPISKQPKEKIQAIIDSCTRQFPEFAERARKRIRTYLKSCRRNKKTREGWENTVSQEAATAGAGGGGEVSDDTSAARGYDRFGMFLCFQSRPTPAHLTSVQAEQILAVACENESLNAKRMRIGLEPISQTVSQPAAVSFMTSESPSAVPSMYQSINREQESTSVSTIKSEPMTSVPKISPVPSTPTPDMNQMKLNIPSASASSTPTIPTTVPTISNFHDYNTGFSNRSQHYQNFMNSVNSSSTSSGATTNTTMSASATAAPTDLSMKRPILAHKLNSAEITAVKQLVTGYRESAAFLMRSADELENLLLQQQ